A genomic stretch from Deinococcus cellulosilyticus NBRC 106333 = KACC 11606 includes:
- a CDS encoding tetratricopeptide repeat protein → MHRRIWILLSIVMFAQARAASECMQAAEQKKYPEAYVACQQEASAGDALAQYTLGTLYEQGLGAPQDFQAAVKWYEAAGRQGHLNAQFNAGILYQFRLNQPDQAKPWFEKAAEQGDGEAALNLGSMYRDGIGVKQDLQQAEKWYEQGAKAGVIKAQFSLANLYRYGPPAVQNDALAYYWYSQAANGKGPKALLSGSVDALYEMGRMLMEGKGRPRNHVQAAQMFQKAADMGMLNALGMLGAMTVMGDGVEQDTQQGLQMLQKSVEGGYYHAANLLGGLYEVGYLDIPVDLEQAITWHTLAAQHGEVASENALGNIYQQRQNWALAVQWYQKAANHGNAQAQGNLGYLYVTGTGVQKDSGLAFMYFTQAAGQGLATAQRNLALMYELGEGTAVNLDQARLWYRKAAAQGDADAAEALERLAP, encoded by the coding sequence ATGCATCGCAGAATCTGGATTTTGTTGAGTATTGTTATGTTTGCCCAGGCCAGGGCCGCTTCGGAATGCATGCAGGCTGCAGAACAGAAAAAGTATCCTGAAGCCTACGTGGCCTGCCAGCAGGAGGCCAGTGCAGGAGATGCCCTGGCCCAGTACACCCTCGGCACCCTGTATGAACAGGGCCTGGGAGCTCCTCAAGACTTTCAGGCTGCAGTGAAATGGTATGAAGCGGCTGGACGGCAGGGCCACCTGAATGCCCAGTTCAACGCTGGAATCCTCTACCAGTTTCGCCTCAATCAGCCTGATCAGGCAAAACCCTGGTTTGAGAAGGCTGCAGAGCAGGGAGATGGTGAAGCAGCACTGAACCTCGGCAGCATGTACCGCGATGGCATCGGGGTCAAACAGGACCTGCAACAGGCCGAAAAATGGTATGAGCAGGGGGCAAAAGCGGGCGTGATCAAAGCACAGTTTTCTCTCGCCAACCTGTACCGTTACGGTCCTCCAGCCGTTCAGAATGATGCGCTTGCCTACTACTGGTACTCCCAGGCAGCCAATGGAAAAGGACCAAAAGCTCTGCTTTCAGGTTCTGTGGACGCCCTCTATGAAATGGGCAGGATGCTGATGGAAGGCAAAGGCAGACCCAGAAACCACGTGCAGGCCGCCCAGATGTTCCAGAAGGCCGCAGACATGGGCATGCTCAATGCCCTCGGCATGCTCGGAGCCATGACCGTGATGGGGGATGGGGTTGAGCAGGACACCCAGCAAGGTCTGCAGATGCTGCAGAAATCTGTAGAAGGAGGTTATTACCATGCCGCCAACCTTCTGGGTGGCCTGTATGAAGTCGGGTATCTGGACATCCCCGTGGATCTGGAACAGGCCATCACCTGGCACACCCTGGCTGCCCAGCACGGAGAGGTCGCGTCTGAAAATGCCCTGGGAAACATCTACCAGCAGCGGCAAAATTGGGCTCTGGCCGTGCAGTGGTACCAGAAGGCTGCAAACCACGGCAACGCACAGGCCCAGGGAAACCTGGGTTACCTGTATGTCACCGGGACAGGTGTTCAGAAGGACTCCGGACTGGCCTTCATGTACTTCACGCAGGCAGCAGGGCAGGGTCTGGCAACGGCACAACGCAACCTCGCCCTGATGTACGAACTGGGGGAGGGCACCGCAGTCAACCTGGACCAGGCACGGCTCTGGTACCGCAAGGCTGCTGCGCAGGGGGACGCCGATGCTGCAGAGGCCCTGGAGCGCCTTGCCCCCTGA
- a CDS encoding diguanylate cyclase domain-containing protein, producing MTPEHLPSSVLLLHQSLRESLKDLVVPDFSSAMTTPAALFAQVFDALPAAVAVLCAAGKVAYLNPVLLAQQAGTVQHFHDLNLSGFNWHTVSLPPQSGFHSMHLGETVARQPADHHLRLEQLFSAMTDIIMVFDQDGRHLDIAPTNPDLLYRPARDQIGRTMFEVFDAEFAGFFTEKIQNCLETGQKIEFEYDLTLHQRKTFFAASLTPLDDSTVMLIARDVTQQKTAERALRDSERRLGKLLKRSPVAIALLDPQGTVLQVNDRFTRTYGYTAEDIGHIDHWWEVAYPDPAYRQKVQQQWLETNQRAFRAFHKETAPEEYWITTRSGEVRITEITAAYLGDTMMVVFNDITERRHAEMELQDNQSRLSGIIESAMDAIITIDEKHHIRLFNRAAEQIFHCAATEVIGKSLDRFIPEGARLAHLEHVQRFQQSGTSSRSMHSQVPLEGVRADGEVFPLEASISQTTVHGETLFTVILRDITERKRAEQERQERLVHMEVLNAVSRDLSELNWDSLKSLGRVATHISRHIGEVCAIHLVQEDRLELQALHPERKDIYQQMQQIHESLGQSGSEDSLLAFRFATRRELSTPDADQALLMVPLQIQGKLLGTLTLLRGTEEYTAQEQALVQNIADRVALTYRNAQLYQDNLKQAQRLREVNALLEDRIQERTLALQEANQLLQKQALEDGLTGLANRRHFNQVLSAEVRRACRKREHLSLLLCDVDFFKRYNDHYGHLMGDQALQELARVLKSTFQRAGDCCARFGGEEFAVILPHTTAEQAQVMAERLLQNVRDLQLEHLESLIGPMLTISMGVVSAQITLDITPEMLVHLADEALYESKDSGRNRATHKTLELHPDEEKTPS from the coding sequence ATGACCCCTGAACACCTTCCATCTTCGGTTCTGCTGTTGCATCAAAGCCTGCGGGAAAGCCTGAAAGATCTGGTTGTGCCAGACTTCAGCAGTGCCATGACCACACCTGCGGCCTTGTTTGCTCAGGTTTTTGATGCACTTCCAGCAGCTGTGGCCGTGTTGTGTGCCGCTGGAAAGGTGGCCTACCTCAATCCTGTCCTTTTGGCCCAGCAAGCGGGAACAGTTCAGCACTTCCATGACCTCAACCTTTCAGGTTTTAACTGGCACACGGTTTCCCTGCCGCCACAGAGTGGCTTTCACAGCATGCATCTGGGAGAAACTGTGGCCCGTCAACCTGCAGACCATCACCTCAGGCTGGAACAACTTTTCTCGGCCATGACCGACATCATCATGGTGTTTGATCAGGACGGCAGGCACCTGGACATTGCCCCCACCAACCCCGACCTGCTGTACCGCCCTGCACGGGACCAGATTGGCCGGACCATGTTCGAGGTGTTCGATGCTGAATTTGCAGGGTTCTTCACCGAAAAAATTCAAAACTGTCTGGAAACCGGCCAGAAAATCGAATTTGAGTACGACCTGACCCTGCATCAAAGAAAAACCTTCTTTGCGGCCTCCCTCACCCCTCTGGACGACAGCACGGTCATGCTGATCGCCAGGGATGTCACCCAGCAGAAAACCGCAGAACGTGCCCTGAGAGACAGTGAAAGACGTCTGGGCAAACTGCTAAAGCGTTCACCTGTCGCGATTGCGCTGCTCGACCCACAAGGGACCGTGTTGCAGGTCAATGACCGGTTCACCCGCACCTATGGGTACACCGCAGAAGACATTGGGCACATTGACCACTGGTGGGAGGTTGCCTATCCCGATCCCGCATACCGCCAGAAGGTGCAACAGCAGTGGCTTGAAACCAACCAGAGGGCCTTCAGGGCTTTCCACAAGGAAACCGCCCCGGAAGAATACTGGATCACCACCCGCAGTGGAGAGGTGCGCATCACCGAAATCACCGCCGCCTACCTGGGCGACACCATGATGGTGGTGTTCAATGACATCACCGAACGCAGACACGCTGAAATGGAATTGCAGGACAACCAGTCCAGGCTGTCCGGGATCATCGAATCTGCCATGGACGCCATCATCACCATTGATGAGAAACACCACATCCGGCTGTTCAATCGGGCTGCAGAGCAGATTTTTCACTGTGCCGCCACTGAAGTGATCGGCAAATCACTGGATCGCTTTATTCCTGAAGGTGCCCGACTTGCCCACCTTGAGCATGTGCAGCGCTTCCAGCAGTCCGGGACCTCCAGCCGCAGCATGCACTCGCAGGTTCCTCTGGAAGGGGTGCGGGCAGATGGGGAGGTTTTCCCCCTTGAAGCGTCCATCTCCCAGACCACAGTGCATGGAGAAACCCTCTTCACCGTGATCCTGCGGGACATCACCGAGCGCAAGAGAGCCGAGCAGGAACGCCAGGAACGGCTGGTGCACATGGAGGTGCTGAATGCCGTTTCACGTGACCTGAGCGAACTGAACTGGGACAGCCTGAAGAGCCTGGGGCGGGTTGCCACCCACATTTCCAGGCACATCGGAGAGGTGTGCGCCATCCATCTGGTGCAAGAAGACAGGCTGGAACTTCAGGCCCTTCACCCAGAGCGCAAGGACATCTATCAGCAGATGCAGCAAATTCATGAGAGCCTCGGCCAGTCCGGGTCAGAGGATTCGCTGCTGGCCTTCCGTTTTGCCACCCGCAGGGAACTGTCCACCCCTGATGCCGACCAGGCCCTCCTGATGGTGCCCTTGCAGATTCAGGGCAAGTTGCTGGGTACCCTCACCCTGCTCCGGGGCACAGAGGAATACACAGCTCAGGAGCAGGCCCTGGTTCAGAACATCGCAGACCGGGTGGCCCTCACTTACCGCAATGCCCAGCTTTACCAGGACAACCTGAAACAGGCCCAGCGGCTCAGGGAGGTCAATGCCTTGCTGGAAGACCGCATTCAGGAAAGAACCCTGGCCCTGCAGGAAGCCAACCAGCTTCTGCAGAAACAGGCGCTGGAAGATGGCCTGACCGGACTGGCCAACCGTCGACATTTCAATCAGGTGCTGAGCGCAGAGGTGCGCCGGGCCTGCCGCAAACGGGAGCACCTCAGTTTGTTGCTCTGTGATGTGGATTTCTTCAAACGCTACAATGACCATTACGGCCACCTCATGGGAGATCAGGCCCTGCAGGAACTGGCCCGCGTGCTCAAGTCCACCTTCCAGCGAGCAGGGGACTGCTGCGCACGTTTTGGTGGGGAAGAATTCGCAGTGATCCTGCCCCACACCACTGCAGAGCAGGCACAGGTCATGGCTGAACGCCTGCTGCAGAACGTGCGCGATTTGCAGCTTGAGCACCTGGAGTCACTGATCGGACCCATGCTGACAATCAGCATGGGTGTGGTGTCTGCCCAGATCACCCTGGACATCACCCCTGAGATGCTGGTGCACCTGGCGGATGAAGCCCTTTATGAAAGCAAAGATTCGGGACGCAACCGTGCAACGCACAAGACACTGGAGCTGCATCCTGATGAAGAAAAAACACCTTCCTGA
- a CDS encoding GNAT family N-acetyltransferase, whose translation MLFTERVPTVEEYSFLCTAVGWQNVMNFEAAHSALPASLYAVVVHDEQGKIAGMARVVGDGFIYFYIQDVVIHPEFQGQGLGQALLQRVMDWIQGHAPEKAFIGLFSAQGKEDFYRRFGFENHEGLTGMFTVQAAQTS comes from the coding sequence ATGCTCTTCACGGAACGTGTTCCCACCGTCGAGGAGTACAGTTTCCTGTGCACAGCTGTGGGGTGGCAGAACGTCATGAATTTTGAAGCGGCCCACAGCGCCCTCCCTGCCTCGTTGTATGCGGTGGTGGTGCATGATGAGCAGGGCAAGATTGCTGGGATGGCCCGGGTGGTGGGCGATGGATTCATTTACTTTTACATTCAGGACGTGGTGATCCACCCTGAATTTCAGGGCCAGGGGCTGGGTCAGGCGTTGCTGCAACGGGTGATGGACTGGATTCAGGGCCACGCCCCGGAAAAGGCCTTCATTGGGCTCTTCTCTGCGCAAGGGAAAGAAGATTTCTATCGCCGTTTTGGCTTCGAGAACCACGAGGGCCTCACCGGGATGTTCACCGTGCAGGCAGCTCAGACCTCCTGA
- a CDS encoding HAD family hydrolase, translating into MTDFLQVYAGLKAVLFDMDGVLTSNSPFHEAAWKDVVQHYFQVQIEDGDTRIHGGRAHEILTVLLGRQVTQEEALDFHEHKEARYRELAQGNIQPLEGLHAYLNFLTSKGIEPVLVTSGGIPNVALVLDAFGLQETFKLRITGETVKNGKPHPEPYLTALQKLGITAQQALVHEDAPAGVRSGRDAGCRVIALETTTGAAELYALGAELVVQNFDQLLERLQTPQEV; encoded by the coding sequence ATGACAGATTTCTTGCAGGTATATGCAGGTTTGAAAGCGGTTCTTTTCGACATGGATGGGGTGCTGACCAGCAACTCCCCATTCCACGAGGCCGCATGGAAAGATGTGGTTCAACATTACTTTCAGGTGCAGATTGAGGATGGAGACACCCGGATTCATGGTGGACGTGCCCATGAAATTCTCACTGTGCTGCTTGGCCGTCAGGTTACCCAGGAAGAGGCCCTGGACTTTCATGAGCACAAAGAAGCCCGTTACCGTGAACTGGCACAAGGGAACATCCAGCCTCTGGAGGGCCTCCATGCCTATCTGAATTTTCTGACTTCAAAGGGCATAGAGCCTGTGCTCGTCACCAGTGGGGGCATCCCAAATGTTGCACTGGTCCTGGATGCTTTTGGCCTGCAGGAGACCTTCAAACTCAGAATCACAGGAGAAACCGTAAAAAACGGCAAACCCCACCCTGAGCCTTACCTGACCGCCTTGCAGAAACTGGGCATCACCGCCCAGCAAGCCCTTGTGCATGAAGACGCCCCTGCCGGGGTGCGTTCCGGCAGAGACGCAGGGTGCAGGGTCATCGCCCTGGAAACCACCACCGGGGCAGCAGAACTGTACGCTCTGGGTGCAGAACTGGTGGTGCAGAATTTTGATCAGCTTCTGGAACGGCTGCAAACCCCTCAGGAGGTCTGA
- a CDS encoding VOC family protein, translating into MWNEDMPVVQVRIARPTDQLEKVVAFYRDGLGLREIARFADHDGFDGVMLGLPGYPYHLEFTHHHQGSPCPAPTRDNLLVLYIPDWDAIARVQQRLEGMGYPEVEPENPYWKGQSITIEDPDGWRVVLMNHPGLGDA; encoded by the coding sequence ATGTGGAACGAAGACATGCCTGTGGTGCAGGTGAGAATTGCCCGGCCCACCGACCAACTGGAGAAGGTGGTGGCGTTTTACCGGGACGGTCTGGGCCTCAGGGAAATTGCCCGCTTTGCAGACCATGATGGCTTTGATGGGGTGATGCTTGGGTTGCCCGGGTATCCTTATCATCTGGAGTTCACCCACCACCATCAGGGGTCTCCCTGCCCTGCCCCCACCCGTGACAACCTGCTGGTGCTTTACATCCCGGACTGGGACGCCATTGCCAGGGTCCAGCAGCGGCTTGAGGGCATGGGATACCCTGAGGTGGAGCCTGAGAACCCTTACTGGAAAGGCCAGAGCATCACCATTGAAGACCCGGACGGGTGGCGGGTGGTCCTGATGAACCATCCCGGTCTGGGAGACGCCTGA
- a CDS encoding EAL domain-containing protein, whose product MLSLPIALIAIERLDLQQLVHEILSSMRAYEIQSCDPGALDFEQAQKADLLFLGSGSLQASLVRQLQERHPAPAIFIVAEAPDLPALETGVSVLQASDLHRLQERVQQARAVFRASGRSREHLQQVQQAENRMLAHLVRQPSITDALDHLCLELEDLRDGIRASVMLVHPGTSLLELDSSPSFSSRERAGLAGSPIRSSACPALQAAFVQQVIQVEDLLQDQELACVQQHRTPVSRSVYCAPIIGQQDQVLGVLSIESETPQVYPEWLQGAVNRLAAVAAVAVQRQQAQQQVLEHAQIFQGLFDHARDSIAIVQVEADGGFTYQQVNSIWLMQTGLKEQDVLGKTASSFFPPEAVRFRQGNDRICAATREAVQFEERLNLGSRTLHWLTQMVPVLGNSGQVDRILCSSRDIGLIKHAEQKLLKLNRLYTLLSEINKVMVRASTPEELFQQVCKVAVKDGGLRLAWIAEHDAVRQLLVTTASSDDRIFPLKSHPVDVSSSNPHPGFSSRALLEKRPIVVQDTTTSEITRPWASILQERRLLSGAAYPLRQNGEVIGCLNFFAEERNFFEADTHNLLQELAHDLSFALDHLHSASIRRQLEEDLAQREARLRSLVQSQSTFLLRTNLKGQFTFANAAFLQAFGFDEATFLKFNMEDLLLPEDQQRVVRVTQVCLAHPGQPQSVTVRLLSPSGELREIECEFVAVLGQGTVSEVQVMGVDRTEERKALQARLDAERRMVTSMDHFPGIFAIVDLQFRVLYVNRAGVLAMGEQDPGDLIGREVQHIAGNRWDTVPELLAMLQDCKATVTMQTRELHSRREGFTAQVTCVPVYGDQHTFNEILVVVSDLTEERRKDARMRLLSQVVEDSPSMVAITGPEGEVEYANHRYLSLHNAAAPGHLEATSQNPQAWQDMWMALQEGQVWQGEQHCLRENGEPCWERVTAFPIRDASGQVEHFVRLSEDITATKTLQAQLDYLAYHDPLTGLPNRQLLMDRLEQAIQHTRRNGHSLAVILLDLDQFKNINDTYGHAFGDQMLMQVAERLKLCLRPGDTISRQGGDEFVMLLSEMQHSQDAAAVASRILQSFKQPFVLWEQEFFITASMGISVHPTDGDTPEELIQHADTALNRTKQEGRNGYQFFEPQMNTLLHERMIIENGIRRGIEREEFYLLYQPRVDLKTGHIREVEALVRWNHPGLGRVSPIRFIPLAEETGAILPLGEAVLRMACQQAKKWLDQGVSLPISVNISARQFHKQALPELVAGLLQQHDLSPQLLRLEITESAMIADFQHTIEVLEALRAMGICVEIDDFGTGYSSLSYLHQLPITTLKIDRSFLMGMERQSNPLRDPRKLVEAILGLGRTLNLEVIAEGVETEHQRDFLLEHGCEYAQGYLFSPPVEPEKIMAMLGDQ is encoded by the coding sequence ATGCTGAGCCTACCGATTGCCCTGATCGCCATTGAGCGCCTGGACCTGCAGCAACTCGTGCATGAGATCCTCTCGTCCATGCGGGCTTACGAAATTCAAAGCTGTGACCCAGGTGCGCTGGACTTTGAGCAGGCCCAGAAAGCAGACCTGCTGTTTCTGGGATCTGGAAGCTTACAGGCTTCTCTGGTGCGGCAATTGCAAGAGCGGCATCCTGCCCCTGCCATTTTCATTGTTGCAGAAGCTCCCGACCTTCCAGCCCTTGAGACTGGAGTGTCTGTGTTGCAAGCTTCAGACCTGCACCGTCTGCAAGAACGGGTGCAGCAAGCCAGAGCAGTCTTTCGGGCATCCGGGAGATCCCGGGAACACCTGCAACAGGTCCAGCAGGCAGAAAACCGCATGCTTGCCCACCTGGTGCGACAGCCCTCCATCACGGATGCCCTGGACCACCTGTGCCTTGAACTTGAAGACCTCAGAGATGGAATTCGTGCCTCTGTGATGCTGGTGCATCCGGGCACATCGCTGCTGGAACTGGACTCCAGTCCAAGTTTCTCGTCCAGGGAAAGGGCAGGCCTGGCAGGGTCACCCATCCGTTCTTCTGCCTGCCCTGCCCTGCAGGCCGCCTTTGTGCAGCAGGTGATTCAGGTGGAGGACCTCTTGCAAGACCAGGAACTGGCCTGTGTTCAGCAGCACCGCACTCCGGTCAGCCGATCTGTGTATTGTGCCCCCATCATCGGGCAGCAGGACCAGGTTCTGGGGGTGCTCTCCATTGAAAGTGAAACCCCACAGGTTTATCCAGAGTGGCTGCAAGGCGCTGTGAACCGTCTGGCCGCTGTGGCCGCTGTGGCCGTGCAGCGCCAGCAGGCCCAGCAGCAGGTGCTGGAACACGCGCAGATTTTCCAGGGTCTTTTTGACCATGCCAGAGATTCCATCGCCATTGTGCAGGTGGAGGCAGATGGAGGGTTCACCTATCAGCAGGTCAACAGCATCTGGCTGATGCAGACAGGCCTGAAAGAGCAGGACGTGCTGGGCAAGACCGCCAGCAGCTTTTTCCCGCCAGAGGCGGTGCGTTTCCGTCAGGGGAATGACCGCATCTGTGCTGCCACCCGCGAAGCCGTGCAATTTGAGGAACGCCTGAACCTGGGGTCCCGCACCCTTCACTGGCTGACCCAGATGGTGCCGGTCCTGGGCAACTCAGGGCAGGTGGACCGGATTCTCTGCTCCAGCCGGGACATCGGGCTGATCAAGCATGCTGAACAGAAGCTGCTGAAACTCAACCGCCTCTACACCCTGCTCAGCGAAATCAACAAGGTGATGGTGCGGGCCAGCACCCCTGAAGAACTGTTCCAGCAGGTGTGCAAAGTGGCAGTGAAGGACGGCGGGTTGCGTCTGGCCTGGATCGCTGAACATGACGCAGTGCGCCAGTTGCTGGTGACCACAGCCAGCAGCGATGACCGGATTTTCCCTCTGAAAAGCCATCCCGTGGATGTTTCGTCCAGCAATCCACATCCGGGCTTTTCTTCCAGAGCCCTGCTGGAGAAGCGTCCCATTGTTGTGCAGGACACCACCACCAGCGAAATCACCCGGCCCTGGGCCAGCATTTTGCAGGAAAGGCGGCTGCTTTCTGGAGCCGCGTACCCCCTTCGTCAGAATGGGGAGGTGATCGGTTGCCTGAATTTTTTTGCAGAAGAACGGAATTTCTTCGAAGCTGACACCCACAACCTGCTCCAGGAACTGGCCCACGACCTGTCCTTTGCCCTCGACCACCTGCACAGTGCAAGCATCCGCAGGCAACTTGAGGAGGACCTCGCCCAGCGTGAAGCCCGGTTGCGCTCACTGGTGCAATCCCAGAGCACCTTTCTGTTGCGCACCAACCTGAAAGGCCAGTTCACCTTTGCCAATGCAGCGTTCCTGCAGGCTTTCGGATTCGATGAAGCGACGTTTCTGAAGTTCAACATGGAAGACCTTCTGCTTCCAGAGGACCAGCAAAGGGTGGTGCGCGTCACCCAGGTGTGCCTTGCTCACCCTGGACAGCCCCAGTCCGTGACGGTGCGCCTGCTGTCACCGTCTGGAGAGTTGCGTGAAATTGAATGTGAGTTCGTGGCGGTTCTCGGTCAGGGAACGGTCAGTGAAGTCCAGGTGATGGGCGTGGACCGCACCGAAGAGCGCAAAGCCCTGCAGGCCAGGCTGGACGCCGAGCGCAGAATGGTCACCTCAATGGATCACTTTCCAGGGATTTTTGCCATTGTGGACCTGCAATTCAGGGTTCTGTATGTCAACCGGGCTGGAGTCCTGGCGATGGGAGAACAGGACCCTGGCGACCTGATCGGCCGTGAGGTGCAACACATTGCAGGAAACCGGTGGGACACCGTACCGGAACTTCTGGCCATGTTGCAGGACTGCAAAGCCACAGTCACCATGCAAACCAGAGAGCTGCATTCCAGACGTGAAGGTTTCACGGCACAGGTCACCTGTGTTCCGGTGTACGGTGACCAGCACACCTTCAACGAGATTCTGGTGGTGGTCTCAGACCTCACTGAAGAAAGGCGCAAAGATGCCCGCATGCGCCTGCTTTCTCAGGTGGTGGAGGACTCTCCTTCCATGGTGGCCATCACAGGTCCAGAAGGTGAAGTGGAGTACGCCAACCACCGTTACCTGAGCCTCCACAATGCCGCTGCGCCTGGTCATCTGGAAGCCACCTCCCAGAACCCCCAGGCCTGGCAGGACATGTGGATGGCCTTGCAGGAGGGACAGGTCTGGCAGGGTGAACAACACTGCCTCAGGGAAAACGGTGAACCCTGCTGGGAACGGGTCACGGCTTTTCCCATTCGGGATGCCAGTGGACAGGTGGAACACTTTGTCCGGCTCTCTGAAGACATCACGGCCACCAAGACGCTGCAGGCACAGCTGGATTACCTTGCCTACCATGACCCCCTCACCGGACTTCCCAACCGCCAGTTGCTGATGGACCGCCTGGAGCAGGCCATTCAACACACCAGGCGCAATGGGCACAGTCTGGCGGTGATCCTGCTGGACCTCGACCAGTTCAAGAACATCAATGACACCTATGGTCACGCCTTTGGAGACCAGATGCTGATGCAGGTGGCCGAGCGGCTGAAACTGTGCCTCCGTCCAGGGGACACCATCAGCAGACAGGGCGGGGATGAATTTGTGATGCTGCTCTCCGAAATGCAGCACAGCCAGGACGCGGCTGCGGTGGCTTCACGCATCCTGCAAAGTTTCAAACAGCCCTTTGTGCTGTGGGAGCAGGAATTTTTCATCACGGCAAGCATGGGCATCAGTGTGCATCCCACGGACGGAGACACCCCCGAAGAGCTCATCCAGCATGCCGACACGGCCCTCAACCGCACCAAACAGGAGGGACGCAACGGCTACCAGTTCTTCGAGCCCCAGATGAACACCCTGCTTCACGAAAGAATGATCATCGAAAATGGCATCCGAAGGGGAATTGAGCGTGAGGAATTCTACCTGCTGTACCAGCCCAGGGTGGACCTGAAGACAGGCCACATCCGGGAGGTGGAAGCCCTGGTGCGCTGGAACCACCCTGGGCTCGGGCGGGTTTCACCCATCCGCTTCATTCCCCTTGCCGAGGAAACCGGAGCGATCCTGCCTCTGGGCGAAGCGGTGCTGCGCATGGCCTGCCAGCAGGCGAAAAAGTGGCTGGACCAGGGTGTCTCTCTGCCCATCTCGGTCAACATCTCTGCACGGCAGTTTCACAAACAGGCACTGCCTGAACTGGTTGCCGGTCTGCTTCAGCAGCATGATCTCTCACCCCAATTGCTGCGCCTTGAAATCACCGAGAGCGCCATGATTGCTGATTTCCAGCACACCATTGAGGTGCTCGAAGCCCTGAGGGCCATGGGCATCTGCGTGGAGATTGATGACTTTGGCACCGGTTATTCCTCGCTGAGTTACCTGCACCAGCTTCCCATCACCACCCTGAAAATTGACAGGTCCTTCCTGATGGGGATGGAACGCCAAAGCAACCCCCTGCGCGACCCCAGAAAACTGGTGGAAGCCATTCTGGGCCTGGGCCGGACCCTGAACCTCGAAGTGATTGCAGAGGGCGTGGAAACCGAACACCAGAGAGACTTCCTGCTGGAGCACGGATGCGAGTACGCCCAGGGCTATCTGTTCAGTCCTCCGGTGGAACCGGAAAAGATCATGGCGATGCTGGGAGACCAATGA
- a CDS encoding XdhC family protein, which yields MADVFWTLAERVHTLTAQGQPLAVLTVVSTQEIHSRWPGTRFCMDLKGQVWGGMLHPLTHQALMPQVQQVLRTGKARVFHWAPDPAHGSTSVDEPCTFFIESMEQLPESWRMAVEHLKHREGCIVATELDDHPRHYLLSEEDAPVRPDRRGTLLSGVFLQRLEPALRMVVSGSQDTASSLLSLARAIHLEVTSVGSTLPELDAWTALVVFPEPEHEVLQVLLKALQGEVGYIGVVCSLWHARHLKERLLQAGAPRMERVFAPAGLHLGTVSSQGMALEILAEILAVFHQQEPHSLDLKSADWMGPFR from the coding sequence ATGGCAGATGTTTTCTGGACCCTTGCTGAACGTGTGCACACCCTGACAGCCCAGGGGCAACCTTTGGCTGTGCTGACGGTGGTTTCAACCCAGGAAATCCACTCCCGATGGCCTGGAACCAGATTTTGCATGGATCTCAAAGGTCAGGTGTGGGGAGGGATGTTGCACCCTTTGACCCACCAGGCCCTGATGCCACAGGTTCAACAGGTCCTCAGGACAGGGAAAGCCAGGGTGTTCCACTGGGCACCTGATCCTGCACACGGGAGCACTTCTGTGGATGAGCCCTGCACATTTTTCATCGAATCCATGGAACAGCTTCCCGAAAGCTGGCGCATGGCTGTGGAGCACCTGAAACACAGGGAGGGTTGCATTGTGGCCACAGAACTCGATGACCATCCCAGACATTATTTGCTTTCCGAAGAGGATGCGCCTGTGCGTCCAGACCGCAGAGGAACCCTGCTCTCTGGGGTTTTTCTCCAGCGTCTTGAACCTGCACTGCGGATGGTGGTGTCTGGCTCACAGGACACTGCCTCTTCCCTGCTGTCTCTGGCAAGGGCAATCCATCTTGAGGTGACCTCTGTTGGTTCCACACTGCCTGAACTGGACGCCTGGACGGCTCTGGTGGTCTTTCCAGAACCAGAGCATGAGGTGCTGCAAGTGTTGCTGAAGGCCCTGCAGGGTGAAGTGGGTTACATCGGGGTGGTGTGCAGTCTCTGGCACGCAAGGCACCTGAAAGAAAGGCTGTTGCAAGCAGGTGCTCCTCGAATGGAGAGGGTTTTTGCTCCAGCAGGCCTCCATCTGGGGACCGTCTCCTCCCAGGGCATGGCCCTTGAAATTCTGGCAGAGATCCTGGCGGTTTTTCACCAGCAGGAGCCCCATTCACTGGACCTGAAAAGTGCAGACTGGATGGGGCCGTTCCGCTAG